The sequence ttacccattaatgggtgaaaatcTACTTGAGTATTTTTGTGACAACCAATCGAGAGGAAAAGCGGAGAAGCTGAACGAGCTGACAAGATTTCGTGTGGATTAAATGTAAGTTTTATTTTtgctcaatttattttttttgcgttattaaattaattaaatcatTGGGTTTTGCAGctaaaggctgccttacacctcgggaaaattttccgccggatttttgaccccgtgcattttaaatggggccgggattttgattttccgtgcccaaatcccgaaaacatcgcatatgcaaaaatgaacggggaaaaaatccgcggaccgaattcctgaggtgtgaggctaccttaacgGCTACCCaatgtgccggagccaaacattgaagattgtggttatgttcgttttagatcttatattgagaagtattgttattatttggggaaaaaataaaaataaacttagtttgagttttgcattctttttaacaaatatattcacattacATTTCGAGtagaaaattagtaggaatgcaactaaaatgcactcgttacgagatttcacgagattcagaagctgattggagcaggaatgtatgtaaaccatcgtaaagtcatgtagagtctcgcgcatttgtgcgccttcatgcaacatggaaagagaaattcgaagagcgggaaatgtttgacagtcaagtaactgcaaaataactTTGCAtgtgggattgatttcaaaatatcccgctactcgcttgagagcacaaaagcggctctatccgcagcacccaggtatacccgtgtcatttgtttagtgcatgtctttctgctccatttctattgagaagaaatgaagtagtcgttttttattcagatattttctcaagcttaaaggctgccttacacctcgggaaaaattttcgccggattttgatccccgtgtattttaaatggggccgggattttgattttccgtgcccaaatcccgaaaacatcgcatatgcaaaaatacatggggaaaaaatccgtgaGTCGAAATCCCgaagtgtgaggctaccttaaaggccaccttacacctcgggaatttggtccgcggattttttccccatatgtatttttgcatatgcgatgttttcggaatttggacagggaaaataaaaatcccggccccctttaaaatacacggggaccaaattccggcggaaaattttcccgaggtgtaaggcagccttaatgtaaggcctctttagattaaggatTAGATTTTGCTATTTATACCCTTTAagaaatggcttataccaactctcaaaagCGCGCCCCTCAATCATAGTTTCGGTTCAACAAtgagtgggataatactgattttggccatgcatcggtactgaagttcaaacatatacacaggattttgtttttacacgattttttttcgctcgtatttttgatcgtgtgacttcaatttaccaccaaactcttcccaacatgtttcaaaaaatccagaataaatcgaagaaaaatcacatgttaattaatatgcgttaaacatttaggatgagtggaaaattgcgaaaatgtaaatcgtgtaaaaacaaaatccagcgTATACATGGCTATTTGCGCAAATACGATATAGTATCTGGATGTGGAAGCgtgagtagaaaatcagccactgccaataatttatTAAAAACCAAAACTGAACAactgctgcacgtgtgaaccggcctgaagaATTGCTTTGATATTGGTTCAAAATCGGGTGAATGGCCAAACCTGAAAAAAATACgatttcttgttttaaaatttataaaactgtTAGAggtgtaaaaaaatatgtctTCAGGGAAAGTTTATTTGGTCAATTATTTCggcaaataaaaattttaaacagGAAGGTCAATTTAATGGTATCAACACTCGTTTCACTGCcgattttattattgaaaacatTTCCATAATAATCGGTCTTCAATTAATTTCTCCAATCACGTGATTCAGATACGCAATCAGCGTGTGGCTTCCAAACTGTCAGGAAACCATTCCAGGGGGACCACACCCAGTCATGCAGCTCTTGACTTCCTCCAGGCCGATGCCCTTGGTTTGACAAAgcatttccaaaaatttctgatACTCCTCAAAGTCCAACGATGATTTCCTATGATTatgacgaaaaaaaatcaaccatcAACAGGTGACAATCGTCGAACGAAACAGTTGTCATGCACAACCTACCCAAACTTGAAAAATGTTACCGCCGTCTCGGTGAGGGTGAAGAACCGTTTCTCCCCGATGAGCCGGGCTTGCTGCATCCAGGCGTCGCTCTGCGATAACAGCATTCGCTTGCCGTCACCCTGGAACGTGTTCGATGTCGGTCGGTATTTGGCATAGGAGGTGAACATCGATTCCAGTGTGGGTCGTTCGATTGGTGTGATTTTGGCAGTCATCTCGAGAgggttttatgattttttttttacacgaataaTTTTGAAGCAGGTCCAAGAATAAGATTCCTTCACTCAACCAACATTGCTGGTGGCTGACTGATACTATAGGAATgataacagttttttttttatgttaccATGGCGTAGCACGAACACAAAACGTTGTTGAGTTTGGAGttaattcaaataaacaaaagGGGGAACCATCGGTTACTGCGCATAATGGAGATAATATTTTTGGGGTGATGGTGACATATTTTGGCTTATTTTCACAAAAACATTGGCCCAACAAATAATGAACGACATGAAACACATCTAGTCAATAGATATCAAATTGATATTGGAGTTGTTTTTCTCGCATCGTTTAGATACGCCAAACTAATCATCAAATATTTGCATTCGATTGATTTGATCAGAAGATGGTCCAAATTTGAAGAATTCCAAAATTCTTTCGGCGAGTTTCAAACCAAAAACAGTCGACTTGTGTGTGTGTGACCCAAATTATGGAGTCCCCTCTTCTGGTACCTTTCGCGAATTGACATCTTGTCACCATTCTGTCAACTTTGATTGCACACGCACACATTCACATAAACTGTCATATTTTTTTGATGCGTTTTGCTGGTTTTGCTTTTTGTTCCATCCGCGTTTGATATCGCTTCGATGGCCGACGTTCTTGctccgctgctgctgctgctgctgctcgaTGTCTGCTGATTGCAaaggaaaatcaaaaaatacgACGAACGAAATCACACAAAAAAACTTGATCTCGTCGCGGTGTTGTTTCCTTTGGTGCGGCGGTGTGTGCGTGTGCGACCATTAAcctgcggatttttttttgtatggtgcTCCTCGCTGGGCTGGGTATAGTGCGTGGTAAAAGTGCAACACTAAAAATTAAATTccctcctggaagaactccgtTTTGGGGGCGAAATCCGTGACAAAAGTGTGCTGAATCTGGTGCGTTTTGCGAACGGGACTGTGGATAGACCGCGGCGGCGACGACCGAGTGCTATCGATTCGGTGGAAAATTTTTGGCCCTAGTGCGtgtgtgtgatttttttttgtattttggttctcCGTCGTCGATTTTCATTTCCTCCTTTTGTGTAACCTTTGGATCCTCCGGGGCGCGGTGCCTATTGACCGTCGGAACTGATTCTTCGGGTGTTCCGTTAGTAGAAGGACTattgtttattcaaacatcttcGGGATCCAGCACCGTAGGATTGTGATTGTGAAAGTGCTTGCTGGACGTGACGATTTTGGAAGCAGGAGCACTTCAATGAGAACGGAAGATTAAAGAGCTGGAACAATAATTTTGAATACGGAAAGGCATCGACGGAAGGAAAGGATACGAAGATGTTTAATGGTACGTAGGGGGATTGGGGACGTTATATTCTCTACTTTTAGGAAGGATTAGCCGATGGTAGCCTGGAATCGGAACTTGCTAAGAGGAATTTATGATGCAAATTTTCCAAGGACTCAGTAGGAAATATGATGGTTCTATAGAAGAATGTCCCACATCTCCACAAAAGATAAGTATTTGTAGCTAAAGCATTTAAAATATTGCGTCTCtaatgaattttgtttttcaaatttttgtttcaatttgcAATATTTTGATTTCTCATTGTGTAGCAATTTGCGGGGGCAGTGTTTCTCAAACAAAATGTTCATTGGTCAATCACTTTTACATtatagttttcattttttttcgaacgtGGTACCCAGAACTATGAGATAAGTTTTCAAATTCAGGATGGGCTGGAGATGTAGAAGCTTGATCGGATGAATTTAACATTGCCAAAACTAGTTCGAGAGCTAAAGAACGGAAAAGCTTTTGGGAAGACTTAGTCGAACTCTTAAAAGTTGAGAATAACCAACTAGATGAAAATATTCTCTGACTTGACAGCAATCGCTTAAGAGCCACTTATAAGGTCTTGTATTCCTTGTATTAAATAGTCTGGGCCTGGAACTGTTCGGCGCCCATAAATGACAatataaggctatctgacgtttatcatctttctcttgcacgcgcacagacgggatagggtttgttttcatacggaaacgcttccgaagcgtttccgtatgaaaacaaatcctatcctttacgtgcgcgtgcaagagaaagatgattaaacgtcagatagccttattgGGCAAAAATATAAGTGCTCAGAGCCGTAGCATGAGTTCCCATCTCCCTTGACGAAATTTTAATTGGGCGCCCCTTTCTTACCTTTCTTATTAAGCAATAGATCACATTTTGAGAACAATTTGAGACTCACCTAAAGGAAGAAAGATTAAAAGGATTATTGTATTGCTAAATGCTGAATTgctgatttttttatggatctcATCAGCTAATACGCAGGGAGAAAGGTCATTAAAAcctaaatgaatattttttgtttaccATGGACCTATGCACTTGATctaaaatccaactctgaagtggatcggtcaattacatctaaacagataacacttaacaatagacgaatccaagtaaatataagaagaagacacacgacggtgttaactttgacagactgtatgatagatacatttttggataaaaaattaaaaaaatcgagataagcttccagatatgtaattcagaactccAAGTAAtccttggattcgtctatttgacgccacaatacacggttcgagaccgcatctctccatcctcgaatgtgcCCCAcgttcgccaagtcgttcttgTCGTGACCCGACCGAGATTTCTAGTCTAGGCCGTTCGTCGTAACTGATTCTCATTGCGCTGTCGCTATCACACGATCATGCCAGAAAAGGTTATTGCTAGATGGAATCAAAATATCTTATAATCTGGTCGCTCGCTACACGTTTAAACGAAACACACTACAAAATAGTATATTCCAATTGGATAATAACTGAATGCAATTGACACAATGTAGTAAAgtgaatatttttccgaaactGAAGACCTGATAAGACCTGATCTTCTCTGCTACATACTTCTCCTCTTTTACTCTACAGGAATGTAATGAAcgtataatttaaaatttaacgaAACGTTAAGCAACATTATTTTAAACGTAACACAATTAGGCCGAAAAAGCTTCAGATCactaaattcaattttattccaatccaatcttaatgcaatccaaatccaactcaaatcaaACACCCAGTCCAAATCAAGTCGAAAATGAGTTATGAACTTCTCCTTGCGAAACAAAAACActctaataaagattaaaaaaatcaagctgaaaaccaattcaaatccaattccaatcgaaAGCAAATTAAACTTCATCCAATTCCAagccaaatttaataaaatgccCATTCgcttctaaatccaatccaatccaatcccattctGGTCAAATCCAATTACCCATTCAAATCAAATctttatccaatccaaatttattctgaattcaattcaattcaaatgcaattgaacccgaatccaatccaattaaaatgtaaaccaaatccagtccgaatcaaatccaatcaaaatctagcCAAATCTAAAAAATACTCGTCCAGAtctaatctgaatccaatccaccaattcaaaatcaatgcaaatttaatccaaatccagtccaaatctagTCAAATCCAAATAACTAATTCTAATAGTAACTAATCTTAAATCTAATcttaatccaaaccaaatccaatgcgaatctaatccaaatcaataatcaataaaaaaaatagtacaattcaaatccaatccaaaatcaattactcattcaaatctaatctttattccaattcaaattcaaactgcttccaaattcaatttaatccgaatccaatccaaaattaaTCCAAAACCAGTCCgcatcaaatccaatccaaatacttATTCAAGTCtcttaatccaatctaaatttaatctcaacctaatccaaatccaatgcaaattcaatccaagtccaatccaaatccaatcaaaatctcatCCAAgttcaatccgaatccaattcaaatccaattcaaattcaatcaaaatttagtccaaatcaaattcaatccaagtttaatccaaatccaattcaaacctaATTGAATCCATATCCAGTCCGAATCCAAAAGTTCAAAAGCTCAAATCTAgccaaatccaaaaaaatactcATTCAAGTTTCTTAATCCAATCGAAAATCCAATCTGGATCCTATCTAAATCCAATGcagatccaatccaagtcaaatccagagtcaatcaaaatttcaatcagaacTGAAGCTgaactcaatccaaatcaaatgtaaatccaaaccaaattcaaatcccaattcaaatccagatccaatggAAATCCCATCCCAActgaatacaaatccaatcctaatctagTTCAAGTCCAATGAAATATCTAAATCCAATAAtgagatttaaattgaaaatccaatCTTTGAATATGATTTTGTTGGAATATATTTTCTAATTCAGTATCAATTTCTAATCTTTTGTGTATGTTTTtatctttttgcaaatttctgTCACCCGGTCTACTGCACTGCCCCAGAGTGAATGTaaataagagtggcgacactgtcagaattggaacagagttcatctgtcattcccatacaaaatcgtgttccaaacgagcaggagacctgtcaaatgcggcacatgtcgccactcttaattacatacactctgcacTGCCCTttcgtcagggagcctaccggagacGCTAGCCATTGCAGTGCGCAGCAAAACTGGCTACACTGCCCTGCAGCATCGACACACGGACCCGCTTCCGAGCTACGCTCAGTTTGTATCGCATTGTCAACACGTTCAGATTAGAGAATAAAATACTCCGTTTTATATTTGTCCTAATCGCGGCGTTCTATTACCAAGCACCTCATTGGTGACCCCGACGTTCGCAGGCTCAAATATAGGAACGTACAAAAAAACCGCCATTGTAGCTGCCTACACGTTGGAATTTCGCCAAGGCGCCCACCAGCAGCACCCAAAACAAGATGGCGGACGAACAACGTTTGAAAGACGAAATCGCTCATCTACAGGATCAGCTGCGAGTAGCCCGAGCAGCCGCTGCAAACAACCCGCCCGTCGTGAACAGCGGTACCGATGTCAACAACGCTGCCGGCGGTACTGTAAACAGCAGTAGCAGTATGCAGCAGCTACTACGTGGGTGCGAACTCGGCGATCGCAAACCTTCGCAACTACTACGCGAAATGATGGATCTCGCCAGGGATGTCATCACCGACGAGAAAATCATTAAGTCGTTGTGGATGTAGCAGCTCCCTGAAACGACACAAGCTGTTCTAAAGGTCTCGGAAGCCACTCTCCAATTGGCGCAGCTAGCTGAACAAGCGGATAAACTTGCGGACATCACCAGAACGCGATCAATATCCTCCGCTGGAACGACGTGGGAGGACAACAAGGACACCGGATTCGAGGAACTACGCAAACAAATTTCTGTTCTTTCCGACGAAATTGCCGCTTTTCGTCAAGAGCGCGGTAGACCCCGCAGCAGGAGTTTCAGCAGATTTCTTGGTGGTACCCGAAGTGGCTCACGAGGAAATCATCCGTATTGTTTTTACCACAGAAAATTTGGCGCCAACGCAAGAAGCTGCCGATCACCCTGCCAATTTAAGCCAAAAAACTAGAGCAGCTGCATTCGACGACGGGCGAAGGCAGTAAGTTTCAACAATCCCGTCTTATCATCCAGGACCCATTAACCAACTATAAATTTCTCGTCGATACCGGTGCTGACCTTTCAGTACTGCCGTATGCTCCAAGCAATAAGTCAAGGCCGACCCCAGGAATGAGCCGCCAACGGCTCCCGAATTGCTACCTACGGCACCGAGATATACAAACCAACTTTCGGTCTACGCAGATGTTTTCCGTGGCGTTTCATAATAGCGGATGTGACTTCCCCGATCCTGGGTGCAGATTTCCTGAAACATTACGGTTTGCTGGTTGATTTGCAAGGAAAGTGCTTGATCGATAAAATGACTAATATTAAAGTACATGGCCAAATCAGCGTGGTCGCAGAAGGATTATTCGGTTTGAAAACATATTCTCGCAACAATGATTACGGTGGCCTGCTGAGCGAATTCTCGGATGTTACTAGACCACGTTTTCCTCGACAGGAAGTAAAGCATGGCGTAAAGCACACTATCAAGGTCGATGGGCTTCCACCACACAAACTCGAAGCACTTCGGAAGGAATTGAAGAGCTAGAGCTTGGATACATCCGATCCTCGAAAAGCCCGTATTCAAGCCCGGTGCACCTAGCTACAAAAACACTGCAGAACGGTGATGTCAAATTCAGGCTCATAGGTGATTACAAACGGCTCAACGATTCTACCGTCGCGGATCGGTATCCCTGGCCGCACATTTACGACATTTCGAcacagttgtttcataagggccaatgtcgcaatgaGCTCGAATGGAGAAAAATGGGTTCCAATGTTCCATGACATATTTTCAATTGTAGTTCAAAAATTAGatgttattttaaatgttaataGTTTGCATGAAATacatccaaatctaatcattgAAGCCCCATATAAACAGAATTTACTTTGgattgatttcgatttgaaaatatgattAAAGAACTAGTCGTCCTTTTTTTCTAACAGTGTACACTTGCGCCCTTCAGAAATGCGCCataatgtttttgacaacatccttttcgcccaaattccaCGCCCGGCTGTTAACCTATTTGTCAATATCGCCTGTTTGCATCGCCCCGTTGTGTTTTAAAGTACCGTTTAGCCCTTTTGCTCACATGTGTTTTCGGTGCAAGAACGAAGTGtcataatgcaaaaatgaagCACAGTTTAGCCCCTTTGCTGCCATGGAGATAACGGGGCGCAATCGCACCAAGAAAAAATATCCAACGGAAATGTAATATCGCCCTTctgtatttttctgtttttacagcaaaaaaacaacattttgtacTATTTTTAATATGCTACATATAGTACATTTCCAGGAGGTTCGATCTATGTCATTAActcgatttgtttacatttgcgacttcggcccttatgaaacaactatgTCGATTTGTCAAACAATGCAAGGTAAGA comes from Armigeres subalbatus isolate Guangzhou_Male chromosome 2, GZ_Asu_2, whole genome shotgun sequence and encodes:
- the LOC134214807 gene encoding tubulin polymerization-promoting protein homolog, producing the protein MTAKITPIERPTLESMFTSYAKYRPTSNTFQGDGKRMLLSQSDAWMQQARLIGEKRFFTLTETAVTFFKFGKSSLDFEEYQKFLEMLCQTKGIGLEEVKSCMTGCGPPGMVS